One Phaseolus vulgaris cultivar G19833 chromosome 2, P. vulgaris v2.0, whole genome shotgun sequence DNA window includes the following coding sequences:
- the LOC137811548 gene encoding cyclic dof factor 1-like codes for MSEVKGSEIKLFGRTISLPHNDSSSPACLSCPSSSSSPQQATSATQQRQEDQEPIRKELTSLQDDDASSHQTTEDLKSPASGILDNPKTPSAETETSLQKSSANGEQSETTSASEDKTPKKPDKILPCPRCNSMDTKFCYYNNYNVNQPRHFCKNCQRYWTAGGTMRNVPVGAGRRKNKNISAAAASHYRQIMIPEALQGATLNASNGLHNALLRNRAGVLTFGPDTPLCDTMSSVLSIAERAQSCVSNGFHGTEPNSCVSYSKEGGHSNGVSVSTTSASSHTSSHESVDERVEGFSPQLSYFPGAPWPYPMPRHTVCPPSYPLSFYTTPAYWGCMPPSWNMPCMSPQSSVTNPVSAPILGKHSRNGNIITPSNSQKEMRGVEHSTSEHNFLIPKTLRIDDPGETARSSMWSKLGTKNDRASSGGLFQAFPPKGNDMNRMVEASPELQANPAALSRSLTFHEQT; via the exons ATGTCAGAGGTTAAAGGCTCTGAGATAAAGCTCTTTGGAAGGACAATCTCCCTGCCACACAATGATTCTTCTTCACCTGCATGTCTCTCTTGTCCTTCATCTTCCTCTTCTCCCCAGCAAGCTACCTCTGCAACACAACAACGTCAAGAAGACCAG GAACCAATAAGGAAAGAACTTACATCACTTCAAGACGATGATGCGTCATCACATCAAACCACAGAGGATTTAAAATCTCCCGCTTCAGGCATACTCGATAATCCTAAGACTCCCTCAGCCGAAACAGAGACATCACTGCAGAAATCTTCTGCAAACGGAGAACAGAGCGAGACTACAAGTGCTTCTGAAGATAAAACACCAAAGAAACCTGACAAGATACTTCCATGTCCGCGGTGCAATAGCATGGACACCAAATTCTGCTATTACAACAACTACAACGTCAACCAGCCTCGTCATTTCTGCAAGAACTGTCAAAGATACTGGACTGCAGGAGGAACAATGAGGAATGTGCCGGTGGGTGCTGGTCGCAGAAAAAACAAGAACATTTCGGCTGCAGCTGCATCACATTACCGACAGATAATGATCCCGGAGGCACTTCAAGGAGCTACACTCAATGCCTCCAATGGACTGCATAATGCCCTTTTGAGGAATAGAGCTGGTGTGTTGACTTTTGGTCCTGATACCCCTCTCTGTGATACCATGAGTTCTGTGTTGAGCATTGCTGAGCGAGCCCAAAGTTGTGTATCTAATGGGTTTCATGGAACTGAGCCAAATAGTTGTGTTTCCTATAGTAAGGAGGGTGGTCATTCTAATGGAGTTTCTGTTTCAACAACTTCAGCTTCCAGCCATACAAGCTCACATGAATCAGTTGATGAAAGAGTTGAAGGTTTCAGTCCTCAATTATCATACTTCCCAGGTGCCCCTTGGCCTTATCCTATGCCTCGTCATACAGTTTGCCCACCTAGCTACCCTCTATCATTCTATACTACACCAGCATATTGGGGTTGTATGCCACCCTCTTGGAATATGCCATGTATGTCACCCCAATCTTCTGTTACCAACCCTGTCTCTGCCCCCATTTTAGGGAAACACTCAAGGAATGGGAACATCATTACCCCATCCAATTCACAGAAAGAAATGCGTGGTGTAGAACATAGCACTTCAGAACACAATTTCTTGATTCCCAAGACTCTTAGAATTGATGACCCTGGTGAAACAGCAAGGAGTTCGATGTGGTCAAAACTAGGAACCAAGAATGACAGGGCCAGCTCTGGAGGCCTTTTCCAAGCTTTTCCACCCAAGGGAAATGACATGAATCGCATGGTTGAAGCATCACCCGAGTTGCAAGCCAACCCTGCAGCTCTATCGCGCTCTCTTACCTTCCATGAACAGACCTGA